Proteins from a genomic interval of Zonotrichia albicollis isolate bZonAlb1 chromosome 27, bZonAlb1.hap1, whole genome shotgun sequence:
- the PANX3 gene encoding pannexin-3 — protein sequence MSLSHTAAEYMLSDALLPDPSSSRAKGLRLELPSDRLLKFVTVGLPLFLVSLAFAREFSAGSQISCFSPTNFTGKQSAYTDTACWDSLIHHGFDAEGRAITKSLWALKAFPYSLLVVAVLMYLPYLLWRYAAAPALHCDLLFIIDELDKSYNRSVRLVQHMKKVQQASAEPEQFWEEYERARRERYFEFPLLERYLTCKQHAHALVFIYILRNLLLLLFLAATCLYLVFLHLNIFFQDEFSCSIKTGLLEAEPHIPSLIPCKLVFFSVFQLISLSVGSVYVLLIPVVIYNALQLCQWDKGLLSVYEMLPAFDLLSRRMLTCPLNDLNVILLFLRANISELTSFSRLNAVSALREATANKEDIDTVIDFMTLLAGLEATKPKHQPCTPEADGSTALSNGAALEPKPGVERMGKASRDSLGSA from the exons ATGTCCCTGTCGCACACGGCTGCCGAGTACATGCTCTCTGATGCTCTGCTCCCGGACCCCAGCAGTTCCCGGGCCAAGGGCTTGCGGCTGGAGCTGCCGAGCGATCGCCTGCTGAAGTTTGTCACCGTGGGGCTGCCCCTCTTCCTCGTCTCGCTGGCTTTCGCCCGGGAGTTCTCTGCTG GCTCCCAGATCAGCTGCTTCTCTCCCACCAACTTCACGGGGAAGCAGTCCGCCTACACCGACACGGCTTGCTGGGACTCCCTCATCCACCACGGCTTCGACGCTGAGGGACGTGCCATCACCAAGTCCCTCTGGGCTCTCAAG GCCTTCCCCTACTCGCTGCTGGTGGTGGCGGTGCTGATGTACCTGCCGTACCTGCTGTGGCGCTACGCTGCTGCCCCCGCCCTGCACTGCGACCTCCTCTTCATCATCGACGAGCTGGATAAATCCTACAACCGCTCTGTGCGCCTGGTGCAGCACATGAAGAAGGTGCAGCAGGCCAGTGCTGAGCCAGAGCAATTCTGGGAGGAGTACGAGAG ggcCCGCCGGGAGAGGTATTTCGAGTTCCCGTTGCTGGAGCGGTACCTGACCTGCAAGCAGCACGCCCACGCCCTGGTGTTCATCTACATCCTGAGgaacctgctgctgctcctcttctTGGCTGCCACCTGCCTCTACCTGGTCTTTCTCCACCTTAACATCTTCTTCCAGGATGAGTTCAGCTGCTCCATCAAAACGGGGTTGCTCGAGGCAGAGCCGCACATCCCGTCGCTCATCCCTTGCAAGCTGGTCTTCTTCTCCGTGTTCCAGCTCATCAGCCTCTCCGTTGGCAGTGTCTATGTCCTCCTCATCCCTGTTGTCATCTACAacgccctgcagctctgccagtggGACAAGGGGCTGCTCTCTGTCTATGAGATGCTGCCTGCCTTCGACCTGCTCAGTCGCAGGATGCTCACCTGCCCCCTCAACGACCTCAAcgtcatcctcctcttcctgcgCGCCAACATCTCCGAGCTGACCTCCTTCAGCCGCCTCAACGCCGTCAGCGCCCTGAGGGAAGCCACTGCCAACAAGGAGGACATCGACACTGTCATCGACTTCATGAcgctgctggctgggctggaggccaCCAAGCCCAAACACCAACCCTGCACCCCCGAGGCCGACGGCAGCACAGCCCTCTCCAACGGTGCAGCCCTAG AACCAAAGCCTGGAGTGGAAAGGATGGGAAAAGCCTCACGGGACTCACTCGGCTCTGCCTGA